One window from the genome of [Clostridium] celerecrescens 18A encodes:
- a CDS encoding ABC transporter substrate-binding protein codes for MKKRFLSVLLCASMAAVSLAACSSGASSSTATTAAPQTTSAQAETTAKAEETTAKTTEASGEKLVVGFAQIGQESGWRDAETLSIQTYASENGDKVELLFADAQQKQENQIKAIKNFIEQGVDVIGLAPVVETGWDQVFAEAKEAGIPIILLDRRADVSEDLYATFIGSDFIEEGKMAAKEMAKLLGENGKIVELEGTVGASAATDRKTGFDDEIKASYPGIEIVASQTGDFTRAQGKEVMESFLKSNKDIKGVYAHNDDMALGAIEAIKEAGLKPGEDIKIVSIDGVRGIFEAMAAGEANCTVECNPLLGPLLFETAAKLKAGQSVDKWVKSVDGVFTADMAAKVLPDRKY; via the coding sequence ATGAAAAAAAGATTTTTAAGCGTGTTGCTGTGCGCATCCATGGCAGCGGTTTCCTTAGCCGCATGCAGCAGCGGAGCCAGCAGTTCGACCGCAACCACAGCCGCTCCCCAGACTACATCGGCACAGGCTGAGACCACAGCAAAAGCAGAAGAGACCACGGCTAAAACTACCGAGGCTTCAGGAGAAAAGCTGGTAGTCGGCTTTGCCCAGATCGGTCAGGAGTCCGGATGGCGTGACGCAGAAACCCTTTCCATTCAGACATACGCGTCTGAGAATGGGGATAAGGTAGAGCTTCTTTTTGCAGATGCGCAGCAGAAGCAGGAAAATCAAATTAAAGCGATCAAGAACTTCATCGAACAGGGCGTAGATGTTATTGGCCTTGCACCGGTCGTTGAAACCGGATGGGATCAGGTATTTGCTGAGGCAAAAGAAGCAGGGATTCCGATTATCCTTCTGGACCGCAGAGCGGATGTCAGCGAAGACTTATATGCAACCTTTATCGGCTCTGATTTCATTGAAGAAGGCAAGATGGCTGCAAAGGAAATGGCAAAGCTGCTCGGAGAAAATGGTAAAATTGTTGAGCTGGAAGGAACGGTAGGTGCTTCCGCAGCAACGGACCGCAAAACCGGGTTTGATGATGAGATCAAAGCAAGCTATCCAGGTATTGAGATCGTGGCTTCCCAGACCGGTGATTTTACCAGAGCCCAGGGAAAAGAAGTTATGGAGTCTTTCCTTAAATCTAATAAGGATATCAAGGGTGTTTATGCGCACAACGACGATATGGCCCTTGGAGCAATCGAGGCAATCAAAGAGGCAGGATTAAAACCGGGTGAAGACATTAAGATCGTTTCCATTGACGGTGTCCGCGGAATCTTTGAAGCAATGGCAGCCGGAGAGGCAAATTGTACCGTAGAATGTAATCCACTGCTTGGGCCGCTTTTATTTGAAACAGCAGCAAAGCTGAAGGCAGGCCAGTCTGTTGATAAATGGGTGAAATCGGTAGACGGCGTATTTACTGCTGATATGGCAGCTAAGGTACTTCCGGACCGCAAATATTAA